The Devosia sp. A16 genome includes a window with the following:
- a CDS encoding response regulator produces MTRLKGKPTVLVVEDEYFLADDVAAALAAAGAEVLGPVPTPAAALDVLKQHPRIDFALLDINLRGTMAYGVADELRRRGIPFVFATGYDAQAIIEEYRYVPQLAKPVMIETILEAVAEAAEHSRA; encoded by the coding sequence ATGACCAGGTTGAAAGGGAAACCAACCGTGCTCGTGGTCGAGGACGAGTATTTCCTTGCAGATGACGTGGCTGCCGCGCTGGCGGCGGCCGGGGCCGAAGTGCTGGGACCGGTGCCGACGCCGGCGGCGGCGCTGGACGTGCTGAAGCAGCATCCGCGGATAGACTTCGCGCTGCTCGACATCAATCTGCGGGGCACCATGGCTTACGGGGTGGCCGACGAGTTGCGGCGGCGGGGTATCCCGTTCGTGTTTGCCACCGGCTACGATGCCCAAGCGATAATCGAGGAGTATCGATACGTGCCGCAGCTCGCCAAGCCGGTGATGATCGAGACAATCCTTGAAGCCGTTGCCGAGGCCGCCGAACATTCTCGAGCGTGA
- the glmU gene encoding bifunctional UDP-N-acetylglucosamine diphosphorylase/glucosamine-1-phosphate N-acetyltransferase GlmU, whose amino-acid sequence MTELLSIILAAGEGTRMRSAMPKVLHQVGGLPLVGHVVRTVAASSSAIAVVIGPAHEAVQATVAALAPGATFSTQADRRGTAHAVKQAEAAYAGAKGNVIVLYADTPLVSTETLAGITARLDSGADIVVVGFRPDDTTGYGRLLTDDGRLLAIREHKDASEAERAIGLCNSGIMGFRADTLRSVIDRIGNANAKGEFYLTDAVELANADGRRIEVVEADANEVIGVDDRRKLAQAEAQFQELRRDDFMRAGVTLKDPSTVYFSYDTEIGRDVTIFPNVVFGPGVKIADGVEIRAFCDIENTSIGTGASIGPFARMRGGADIGDNVHIGNFVEVKNSVVHEGVKAGHLSYLGDSEVGAKTNIGAGTITCNYDGVNKSKTTIGANAFIGSNSSLVAPVTIGDGAYVASGSVITHNVEPDALALGRARQENKPGYAPKLKARAEAVKRARSGK is encoded by the coding sequence ATGACTGAACTGCTGTCGATCATCCTGGCCGCGGGCGAGGGCACCCGCATGCGCTCTGCCATGCCGAAAGTACTGCACCAGGTGGGAGGATTGCCCCTGGTCGGCCATGTCGTCCGCACCGTCGCGGCGAGCTCCTCAGCTATAGCCGTGGTGATTGGCCCCGCACATGAGGCCGTGCAGGCAACAGTAGCCGCACTAGCGCCTGGCGCGACTTTCTCCACCCAGGCAGATCGTAGGGGTACGGCGCACGCTGTGAAGCAAGCTGAAGCGGCCTATGCCGGCGCCAAGGGCAACGTTATTGTGCTCTATGCAGATACGCCGCTGGTCTCCACCGAAACGCTCGCTGGAATAACGGCGCGATTGGATAGTGGCGCCGACATCGTGGTGGTTGGGTTTCGTCCCGACGACACCACAGGCTATGGCCGTCTACTCACCGACGATGGCCGCCTCCTCGCGATCCGTGAGCACAAGGATGCCAGCGAGGCGGAGCGGGCGATCGGACTCTGCAATTCCGGCATCATGGGATTCCGTGCCGATACGTTGCGATCGGTCATTGACCGGATCGGCAATGCCAACGCCAAGGGTGAGTTCTACCTCACCGATGCCGTTGAACTGGCGAATGCTGATGGACGTCGCATCGAGGTCGTCGAGGCAGACGCCAACGAGGTGATTGGCGTCGACGATCGGCGGAAGCTGGCGCAAGCCGAAGCGCAGTTTCAGGAGCTGCGCCGCGACGACTTCATGCGCGCCGGAGTGACGTTGAAGGACCCTTCGACGGTGTATTTTTCCTATGACACCGAGATCGGCCGCGACGTCACCATCTTCCCCAACGTGGTGTTCGGGCCCGGCGTGAAGATCGCCGACGGGGTCGAGATCCGGGCGTTCTGCGACATCGAGAACACCTCGATCGGCACCGGCGCCAGCATCGGGCCGTTCGCCCGGATGCGCGGCGGCGCCGATATCGGCGACAACGTGCATATCGGCAATTTCGTCGAGGTGAAGAACTCGGTCGTGCATGAGGGCGTCAAGGCCGGGCACCTGAGCTACCTGGGCGACAGTGAGGTCGGCGCCAAAACCAATATCGGGGCAGGGACCATCACCTGCAACTATGATGGCGTGAACAAATCGAAGACCACCATCGGGGCCAATGCCTTCATCGGCTCGAACTCGTCGCTGGTGGCGCCGGTGACGATCGGCGACGGAGCCTATGTCGCGTCGGGCAGCGTCATCACGCACAACGTCGAGCCGGATGCCCTGGCCCTGGGCCGCGCCCGGCAGGAAAACAAGCCCGGCTACGCGCCCAAGCTCAAGGCACGGGCCGAAGCCGTCAAACGCGCCAGATCTGGCAAGTAG
- a CDS encoding TIGR03885 family FMN-dependent LLM class oxidoreductase produces MTRIGYHCSHEQFTPGELLTLAQLAEDAGFRCAKSSDHFHPWSERQGQSGFAWSWLGSALQATRFGFGNIAAPGYRYHPAVLAQAAATLGQMYPGRFWLALGSGEAINEAITGLPWPEKAERNARLRECAEVMQALFAGETVTHRGRITVLEAKLYTRPVEPVPLYAAAVTPETAKFVAPWADGLLTASGELETVRAVIKAFREHGGAGKPVILQSALCWAHSDEQAIAMAMEQWSSRVVAGEVAWDLRRPGDFDETGKLVGEAAMRRLLPVSADLTRLEDWIAEQLTLDLDELHLHQVGTNQRQFIEMFGERVLPAVLRGKGRVSP; encoded by the coding sequence ATGACACGTATCGGCTACCATTGCTCACACGAGCAGTTTACGCCCGGCGAGTTGCTCACCTTGGCGCAACTGGCGGAAGACGCCGGCTTCCGATGCGCCAAGTCGTCGGATCATTTCCATCCCTGGAGCGAGCGCCAGGGCCAATCCGGCTTCGCCTGGAGCTGGCTGGGCAGCGCTCTGCAGGCGACGCGTTTCGGCTTTGGAAACATCGCGGCGCCCGGCTATCGCTATCATCCGGCGGTGCTCGCGCAGGCGGCCGCGACGCTGGGCCAGATGTATCCGGGTCGCTTCTGGCTCGCACTCGGCAGCGGCGAAGCGATCAATGAAGCCATCACCGGCCTGCCGTGGCCGGAAAAAGCGGAACGCAACGCCCGCCTTCGCGAATGCGCCGAGGTGATGCAGGCGCTGTTCGCCGGCGAGACGGTGACGCACCGCGGTCGGATCACCGTGCTCGAAGCCAAACTCTATACGCGACCGGTCGAGCCGGTGCCGCTCTACGCAGCGGCGGTCACGCCCGAGACGGCAAAGTTCGTCGCCCCGTGGGCCGACGGGCTGCTGACGGCGAGCGGCGAGCTCGAAACCGTCCGGGCGGTCATCAAGGCGTTCCGGGAGCATGGTGGGGCGGGCAAACCGGTAATCCTCCAGTCGGCGCTGTGTTGGGCACACTCGGACGAACAGGCGATCGCCATGGCGATGGAGCAATGGAGCTCACGTGTGGTGGCGGGAGAGGTTGCTTGGGATTTGCGCCGACCCGGCGACTTCGACGAAACCGGCAAGCTCGTCGGCGAGGCCGCGATGCGCCGCTTGCTGCCGGTGTCCGCCGATCTCACCCGTCTCGAAGATTGGATCGCCGAGCAGCTGACACTCGACCTCGATGAACTCCATCTCCATCAGGTCGGCACGAACCAGCGACAGTTCATCGAGATGTTCGGCGAACGCGTCTTGCCGGCCGTGCTGAGAGGGAAGGGCAGGGTTAGCCCTTGA
- a CDS encoding HWE histidine kinase domain-containing protein, translating to MPRRALELQHRVRNTLGVVRSVARRTVATSETIEDYSCHLDSRLEALPECRRW from the coding sequence ATGCCCCGCCGCGCCCTCGAACTACAACACCGCGTCCGAAATACGCTGGGTGTGGTGCGCTCGGTGGCGCGTCGCACCGTAGCCACCAGCGAGACGATAGAGGACTACTCATGCCATCTCGACAGCCGCCTCGAAGCCTTGCCCGAGTGCAGGCGGTGGTGA
- a CDS encoding thiamine pyrophosphate-dependent enzyme, with translation MPTAADILIETLLAWDVEVIFGLPGDGINGIMEALRKRQDRIRFVQVRHEESAAFMACAYAKWTGKLGVCLATSGPGGTHLLTGLYDAKLDQVPVLAITGMQFHDLIETFTQQDVDLTRAFNDVAEYNVQVSDAAHMENAASLACRTALSRHGVAHLSVANDVQEEDVGKAQRSKRNKPGHVSNTWFAPVMLPPDGEIERAAEILNGASRVAMLVGRGALRAGKEVEEASGLLNAPIAKALLGKTVVSDHHPNTTGVIGILGTRASQEIMEQCDALLIVGSTFPYIEYYPQPGKAKVVQIDWNPERIGLRCPVEVGLVGHAGETLRRLNGLLDQKPDRSFLTAAQRSMNAWRDMMSQAEAEASSPLKPQMIVRRFGERMASDAILATDSGQNTELTARHVDLDPDHAFAVSGTLASMSCGLTHAIAAGIAYPGRQVCAVVGDGGLAMQLGEFSTAVRYGIPLKLLVIKNNMLNQIAWEQMMFLGNPQFGCELQPIDFALAAVAMGGKGFSVERPEDIDAVLDAAFAEPGPVIVEALVDRYVPMLPPKVPADYRSNFHKALPETPGRAEIEGNIAREPLATMFKG, from the coding sequence ATGCCGACAGCAGCCGACATTCTGATCGAAACGCTTCTCGCCTGGGATGTCGAAGTCATCTTCGGGCTTCCCGGGGACGGCATCAACGGCATCATGGAAGCGCTGCGCAAACGCCAGGACCGCATCCGGTTCGTCCAGGTCCGGCACGAGGAGTCGGCCGCTTTCATGGCCTGTGCCTATGCCAAGTGGACCGGCAAGCTGGGGGTATGCCTCGCGACATCCGGACCGGGCGGCACGCACCTGCTCACCGGGCTGTACGACGCCAAGCTCGACCAGGTGCCGGTGCTGGCGATCACCGGCATGCAGTTTCACGATCTGATCGAGACGTTCACGCAGCAGGATGTCGACCTGACCCGCGCTTTCAACGACGTGGCCGAGTACAACGTGCAGGTCAGCGACGCGGCGCATATGGAAAATGCGGCGAGCCTTGCCTGCCGCACCGCGCTCAGCCGACATGGCGTCGCGCATCTCTCGGTCGCCAACGACGTGCAGGAGGAAGATGTCGGCAAGGCTCAGCGCTCCAAGCGCAACAAGCCCGGTCATGTCTCCAACACCTGGTTCGCCCCGGTGATGCTGCCGCCCGACGGCGAGATCGAGCGGGCGGCCGAAATCCTCAACGGCGCGTCGCGCGTCGCCATGCTGGTCGGCCGCGGTGCGTTGCGGGCAGGAAAAGAGGTCGAGGAGGCCTCGGGCTTGCTGAACGCCCCGATCGCCAAGGCCCTGCTCGGCAAAACCGTCGTTTCCGACCACCACCCCAATACCACCGGTGTCATCGGCATTCTGGGCACGCGCGCGTCGCAGGAGATCATGGAGCAATGCGATGCCCTGCTGATCGTCGGCTCCACCTTCCCTTACATCGAGTACTATCCGCAGCCCGGCAAGGCCAAGGTGGTGCAGATCGACTGGAACCCTGAGCGCATCGGCCTGCGCTGTCCGGTCGAGGTTGGGCTGGTGGGCCATGCCGGCGAAACCCTGCGCCGCCTCAACGGGCTGCTGGATCAGAAGCCCGACCGAAGCTTTCTGACCGCAGCGCAGCGATCGATGAACGCATGGCGGGACATGATGAGCCAGGCCGAGGCCGAGGCAAGCTCGCCGCTCAAGCCGCAGATGATCGTCCGTCGCTTCGGCGAGCGGATGGCGAGTGACGCGATCCTGGCCACCGATTCCGGGCAGAACACCGAACTGACCGCCCGTCATGTCGACCTCGATCCAGACCACGCTTTTGCCGTCTCAGGCACGCTGGCCTCGATGTCGTGCGGACTGACCCATGCGATCGCCGCCGGCATCGCCTACCCGGGACGACAGGTCTGCGCTGTCGTCGGCGATGGTGGGCTCGCCATGCAACTGGGCGAGTTCTCCACGGCCGTGCGCTACGGCATCCCGCTCAAGCTCCTGGTGATCAAGAACAACATGCTCAACCAGATCGCCTGGGAGCAGATGATGTTCCTGGGCAACCCGCAGTTCGGCTGCGAGTTGCAGCCCATCGACTTCGCCCTGGCGGCGGTGGCGATGGGCGGCAAGGGGTTTTCAGTAGAGCGTCCCGAAGACATCGACGCGGTCCTCGACGCCGCCTTTGCCGAACCCGGGCCGGTCATTGTCGAAGCACTGGTCGACCGCTACGTGCCAATGCTGCCACCCAAAGTTCCAGCGGATTATCGCAGCAATTTCCACAAGGCGCTGCCTGAGACCCCGGGCCGGGCGGAAATCGAGGGGAACATTGCGAGGGAACCGCTCGCGACCATGTTCAAGGGCTAA
- a CDS encoding sensor histidine kinase translates to MALAIRELPTNSAKYGALSRPGGRIQVHRDIDRSRPDHEMLHFSWIELGVHLGEEAPSQRGFGSELLERTLSYELAGEPHTEFTPDGIHWTTLLPIDERLLVSH, encoded by the coding sequence ATGGCGCTCGCCATCCGCGAGCTCCCGACCAACTCCGCCAAATATGGAGCGTTGAGCCGGCCAGGTGGCCGCATCCAGGTGCACCGGGACATAGACCGCTCACGCCCGGATCACGAGATGCTGCACTTCAGCTGGATCGAGTTGGGCGTGCACTTGGGCGAGGAGGCGCCAAGCCAGCGTGGTTTCGGCTCCGAGCTGCTCGAACGCACCCTAAGCTACGAGTTGGCTGGCGAACCGCATACGGAGTTCACGCCGGACGGCATCCATTGGACCACCCTGCTCCCGATCGACGAGCGACTGCTGGTTTCTCACTAG
- a CDS encoding lana protein: protein MANQNREQEQRGNQRQEEQRGSQRQDNQRQDNQRQDNRRQDDQKQNDQKQKR from the coding sequence ATGGCAAACCAGAACCGTGAGCAGGAGCAGCGTGGCAACCAGCGTCAGGAAGAGCAACGCGGCAGCCAGCGTCAGGACAACCAGCGTCAGGACAATCAGCGCCAGGATAACCGGCGTCAGGACGACCAGAAGCAGAACGACCAGAAGCAGAAGCGCTGA